In Desulfomonile tiedjei DSM 6799, a genomic segment contains:
- a CDS encoding branched-chain amino acid ABC transporter permease, producing the protein MSDGLFFFLQLVASGIAVGSLYALAALGFVLIYKATDILNFAHGEAMLIGALVCYTLIMLGVPFLWAVIITGGLALLFGMLTERLVLRPLVGEGQFSTVMITIGLSIFLRSLAGIVFGHDNKVFPSPFSKAPISFEGIVLSETHLWAIGVSALMVILFFLFFRYSRLGLSMRGVANDLDTAMLMGISVKRVFAMTWGLSFVIAALAGIFLANVMVLNIGLALVAIKAFPAVILGGMESIPGAIIGGIVIGILETLVGGYLDQTFPGVRDLTAFVVLFIVLMVRPYGLFGKEEIERV; encoded by the coding sequence TTGTCTGACGGATTGTTCTTTTTTCTGCAGTTGGTGGCGTCAGGGATTGCAGTGGGCAGTCTCTATGCACTGGCGGCACTTGGCTTTGTGTTGATATACAAGGCCACGGATATTCTGAACTTTGCTCATGGAGAGGCCATGCTGATCGGCGCTCTCGTGTGTTATACGTTGATTATGCTTGGAGTCCCTTTCCTGTGGGCAGTCATTATTACAGGCGGCCTTGCCCTCTTATTCGGGATGCTGACAGAACGGCTCGTCTTGCGTCCACTGGTGGGAGAAGGACAGTTCTCGACAGTGATGATCACCATTGGGCTTTCCATTTTCCTCAGGAGCCTGGCGGGAATCGTCTTCGGCCATGATAATAAAGTCTTCCCATCTCCTTTTTCTAAAGCTCCCATCAGTTTTGAAGGCATTGTGCTTTCCGAGACGCATCTATGGGCAATCGGAGTCTCCGCCCTTATGGTGATCCTTTTCTTTCTCTTTTTCCGGTATTCCCGCCTGGGTCTTTCAATGCGGGGTGTAGCGAACGATCTGGATACTGCTATGCTCATGGGAATTAGCGTTAAACGTGTTTTTGCCATGACATGGGGACTGTCTTTTGTCATTGCCGCTCTTGCCGGGATATTTCTGGCGAACGTCATGGTTCTGAATATCGGTCTCGCTCTGGTCGCCATCAAAGCATTCCCTGCTGTGATTCTGGGCGGCATGGAGAGTATTCCGGGAGCAATTATCGGCGGCATAGTCATTGGTATTCTGGAAACCCTTGTAGGTGGATACCTGGATCAAACATTCCCGGGCGTTCGGGATTTGACTGCATTCGTAGTCCTTTTCATTGTTCTTATGGTCAGGCCGTACGGGCTGTTCGGCAAAGAAGAGATTGAACGTGTCTGA
- a CDS encoding AMP-dependent synthetase/ligase yields the protein MSDNTIPKLFLKNRDIYRDRVALREKDLGIWQRTSWNEYWEHVKNFALGLKVLGLNAGDKISILGDNCREWLYADLAAQGSSAVSVGIYPTNVAAQVKYILENSESSFVVARDQEQVDKVLEVKHQLPLLKNIVVVDMKGLRRYSDPMIVSFSDVESLGKDLDAKHPGLFEDMVRATQPEGVAILVYTSGTTGAPKGAMLTHKNMLSMIAGVSQILNFRDTDSFVSALPLCHIAERMFSLIFPMWAGCTVNFAESVETLQQDLAEISPTAFLSVPRIWEKMHSSVVIRMKESVFFKQWVYKWMFGIGERVADYRLSGKPLPAAWKLLNGIAYWMLFRPLKNHLGLLEARICVSGAAPISPELVRFYIAIGVPIREAYGMTECTGISCLPRTNEPKIGWVGPPIPGIEMKLADDGEIMQRGDSVFVGYYGKPEATSEIMDDGWLRTGDVGEFDEQGNLRITDRKKDVIITAAGKNISPSEIENSLKFSPYIKEAVVIGDRRKYLSCLIQLEYENVAHWAQENRIAYTNYKSLANHPEVQKLIQGEVATSNKNFARVETIKKFTILDKELDQDDEELTATMKVKRSVVERKYKDLIDKMY from the coding sequence ATGAGTGATAACACCATTCCCAAACTATTTCTGAAAAATCGAGACATATACCGCGACAGAGTCGCCCTCAGAGAGAAAGATCTTGGAATCTGGCAACGCACTTCCTGGAACGAATACTGGGAACATGTGAAGAATTTCGCGTTGGGGCTCAAGGTACTGGGCCTGAACGCCGGCGATAAGATATCCATTCTCGGTGACAACTGCAGGGAATGGCTTTACGCAGATCTCGCAGCGCAAGGATCTTCGGCGGTTTCAGTAGGTATTTATCCCACCAATGTTGCAGCTCAGGTAAAATATATACTCGAGAATTCGGAATCCTCATTTGTGGTTGCACGAGATCAGGAGCAGGTGGACAAAGTCTTGGAGGTAAAGCACCAGCTCCCCTTGCTCAAGAATATTGTCGTCGTAGACATGAAGGGTCTCAGGCGCTACTCCGATCCCATGATCGTCAGCTTTTCGGATGTGGAATCCCTGGGAAAAGACTTGGATGCGAAGCATCCGGGTTTGTTCGAGGATATGGTCAGAGCCACTCAGCCCGAAGGTGTGGCCATCCTTGTGTATACTTCAGGTACGACAGGTGCACCGAAAGGTGCCATGTTGACGCACAAGAATATGCTCAGCATGATTGCAGGCGTGTCTCAGATACTCAATTTCCGGGATACCGATTCGTTCGTGTCTGCTTTGCCGCTGTGCCACATTGCGGAGCGCATGTTTTCCCTGATTTTCCCCATGTGGGCGGGATGCACGGTGAATTTCGCGGAAAGCGTGGAAACTCTCCAGCAAGATCTCGCAGAAATATCGCCGACCGCTTTCCTCAGCGTCCCGAGAATCTGGGAGAAGATGCATTCAAGTGTTGTGATTCGCATGAAAGAATCCGTGTTTTTCAAACAATGGGTGTACAAATGGATGTTTGGCATCGGAGAACGGGTTGCGGATTACAGACTGAGCGGAAAGCCTTTGCCCGCCGCGTGGAAGCTTCTCAACGGCATTGCGTATTGGATGCTGTTCAGGCCTCTCAAGAATCATCTCGGTCTCCTGGAAGCCCGAATTTGCGTGAGCGGAGCTGCTCCCATATCCCCGGAGCTCGTCAGGTTCTACATTGCTATAGGAGTTCCCATACGTGAAGCCTACGGCATGACGGAGTGTACCGGTATTTCATGTCTGCCACGCACGAACGAACCGAAAATCGGATGGGTAGGACCTCCGATTCCCGGAATAGAGATGAAACTCGCGGACGATGGTGAAATCATGCAGAGAGGCGATTCCGTGTTTGTAGGATATTACGGAAAACCCGAGGCGACCAGCGAAATTATGGATGATGGTTGGCTGAGAACCGGAGACGTGGGCGAGTTCGACGAGCAGGGAAATCTCCGCATCACGGACCGCAAGAAAGACGTCATCATAACGGCCGCAGGAAAGAATATCTCACCTTCCGAAATAGAAAACAGTCTCAAATTCAGTCCGTACATAAAAGAAGCGGTGGTTATCGGAGACCGGCGAAAATATCTCAGTTGCCTCATTCAACTTGAATATGAAAATGTTGCACATTGGGCGCAGGAGAATCGTATTGCATACACGAACTACAAGAGTCTTGCGAATCATCCTGAAGTGCAGAAGCTGATCCAGGGAGAGGTCGCAACCAGTAACAAGAACTTCGCCCGTGTGGAGACTATCAAGAAGTTCACCATCCTGGACAAGGAATTGGATCAGGACGACGAAGAGCTCACTGCTACCATGAAAGTAAAAAGAAGCGTAGTGGAGCGGAAGTACAAAGACTTGATCGATAAAATGTATTAA
- a CDS encoding ABC transporter ATP-binding protein, with protein sequence MELLDIRDLSLHFGGITALNRLEIAVRKGEIHAVIGPNGAGKTSLFNCISGVYKPKTGSIHLDGNPITFKKPYAIAAMGVARTFQNIALFTHMTVIENLLLGRHIRMRSGPFSGAFFFGKALKEEVENRLRVERIIDFLEIEKVRKKVVSTLPYGIRKRVEIGRALAMNPKLLLLDEPVAGMNVEETEDIARFILDIKDEMGITIMLVEHDMGVVMDIADRVTVLEFGSKISEGTPSEVRSDRRVIEAYLGN encoded by the coding sequence ATGGAATTATTAGACATAAGAGACCTTTCTCTGCACTTCGGAGGAATCACTGCGCTCAACAGACTGGAAATCGCTGTGCGCAAGGGGGAGATACATGCGGTAATCGGCCCTAATGGGGCTGGAAAGACTTCTCTCTTCAACTGTATAAGTGGTGTGTACAAACCGAAGACCGGCAGCATACATCTCGACGGGAATCCCATTACTTTCAAGAAACCGTATGCGATTGCAGCAATGGGGGTTGCTCGTACGTTCCAAAATATCGCTTTATTCACCCATATGACGGTCATAGAAAATCTGCTCTTGGGCCGTCATATACGCATGCGTTCAGGGCCCTTCTCCGGAGCGTTCTTTTTCGGAAAAGCGTTGAAAGAAGAAGTGGAAAACAGACTTCGCGTGGAACGAATCATAGATTTTCTGGAGATCGAGAAAGTCCGAAAGAAAGTTGTTTCCACCTTACCATACGGTATTCGGAAACGAGTGGAGATTGGCCGAGCACTCGCTATGAATCCCAAGCTCCTGCTGCTCGATGAGCCTGTTGCGGGCATGAACGTGGAAGAAACCGAAGATATTGCCCGATTCATCTTGGATATCAAAGATGAAATGGGCATCACCATCATGTTGGTTGAGCACGATATGGGTGTTGTTATGGACATAGCAGATCGGGTTACGGTTCTTGAATTCGGTTCCAAGATCAGCGAAGGCACCCCCTCGGAAGTGCGCTCCGACCGGAGAGTAATCGAGGCATATCTTGGAAATTAG
- a CDS encoding ABC transporter ATP-binding protein, translating into MLSVNNIRVVFNNVIMVLKGISLEVPDKSVVALLGANGAGKTTTLKAISGIVQYQNGEVEEGEIRYDQNSITSLDPDRIVRMGISLVPEGRRVFEDLSVAENLRIGAHTQQDRKQVSRDLEMVLEYFPLLRERFKQRALLLSGGEQQMLVIGRALMARPKLLMLDEPSLGLAPLVVKEIFRILARINRERGTSLLLVEQNALIALKFAQYGYIMENGKIVLDGSSQTLMENEDIKEFYLGVTEDSDKKSYADVKHYKRRKRWLS; encoded by the coding sequence ATGCTCAGTGTGAACAACATTCGGGTAGTTTTCAATAATGTCATTATGGTCCTGAAAGGGATTTCACTGGAAGTTCCCGACAAGAGTGTAGTGGCACTGCTCGGTGCAAACGGCGCCGGAAAAACTACCACTCTCAAGGCCATCAGCGGCATCGTACAATACCAGAACGGTGAAGTCGAAGAAGGCGAAATACGGTACGACCAGAATTCAATCACCAGCCTGGATCCTGACCGGATAGTCCGTATGGGAATTTCCCTTGTTCCCGAGGGCAGACGCGTTTTCGAGGATTTGAGTGTCGCGGAAAACCTCCGCATAGGTGCACATACACAGCAGGACAGGAAACAAGTCTCCCGCGATCTTGAAATGGTCCTCGAATATTTCCCTTTGCTCCGTGAGCGGTTCAAGCAGCGAGCTTTGTTGCTCAGCGGAGGCGAGCAACAGATGCTGGTGATCGGGCGGGCTCTCATGGCACGTCCCAAGCTGCTCATGTTGGATGAGCCTTCGCTCGGCCTGGCTCCTCTTGTCGTGAAAGAAATCTTCAGAATTTTGGCACGAATAAACAGAGAACGTGGGACTTCTCTGCTTCTGGTGGAGCAGAACGCCCTTATCGCCCTCAAGTTTGCTCAATACGGATACATCATGGAGAACGGAAAAATTGTCCTTGACGGCTCTTCTCAGACTCTCATGGAGAATGAAGATATCAAGGAATTTTATCTCGGAGTCACTGAAGACTCGGACAAGAAAAGTTATGCGGATGTAAAACACTATAAACGCCGCAAACGATGGCTGTCCTGA
- a CDS encoding IS110 family transposase, whose product MHEEVFVGIDISKDQLDAHVLPKGMHTTVKNDTQGIDSLIEILHAETPMVIVMEATGGYEITVAAQLGLAGLPIAVVNPGQVRDFAKGIGKLAKTDAIDAYVLARFAQTVRPIPKPLPTEDEKQIKELVTRRKQLVDLRASEKNRLHRARSNRVQRSIQTVIAALDKEIEDIDKDVDDLIRKSPLWRETEELLRTFKGVGPITARVLMAKLPELGHVSRHEISRLVGLAPLNKDSGKKKGKREISGGRADVRSTLYMAAVAAITSNVVIKPFYQRLIEAGKPFKVAITACMRKMIVILNAMLKKKQPFQVVFP is encoded by the coding sequence ATGCATGAAGAAGTTTTTGTTGGCATAGATATCTCTAAAGATCAGTTGGATGCGCATGTGCTGCCAAAAGGCATGCACACCACCGTCAAGAATGACACTCAAGGCATCGACTCGCTGATTGAGATCCTCCACGCAGAGACCCCCATGGTAATCGTGATGGAAGCCACCGGAGGCTACGAGATAACCGTTGCGGCCCAGTTAGGTCTCGCCGGCCTGCCGATCGCTGTCGTCAACCCTGGTCAGGTGCGGGACTTTGCCAAAGGCATCGGAAAACTCGCCAAGACAGACGCCATCGATGCTTATGTGCTGGCACGCTTTGCCCAAACGGTTAGGCCCATACCGAAGCCGCTGCCAACGGAGGACGAAAAGCAAATCAAGGAACTCGTAACACGTCGAAAGCAGCTTGTTGATTTGCGTGCATCAGAAAAGAATCGCCTCCATCGAGCCCGTTCCAATCGCGTGCAGCGCAGCATTCAAACGGTCATAGCAGCCCTAGATAAGGAAATCGAAGACATCGATAAAGATGTCGATGACCTTATCAGGAAATCGCCTCTGTGGCGTGAAACAGAGGAACTCCTCCGAACCTTCAAAGGCGTGGGCCCCATAACTGCCAGAGTGCTCATGGCAAAACTGCCCGAACTGGGACATGTCAGCCGTCATGAAATCAGTCGCCTCGTCGGCCTGGCGCCTCTCAACAAAGACAGCGGAAAGAAGAAAGGCAAGCGCGAGATTTCGGGTGGACGGGCGGATGTACGCTCAACCCTGTATATGGCTGCAGTCGCGGCCATAACGTCCAATGTAGTCATCAAGCCTTTCTATCAACGCCTCATTGAGGCTGGAAAACCTTTCAAGGTTGCCATCACGGCTTGTATGCGTAAGATGATCGTCATCCTAAACGCAATGCTCAAGAAAAAACAGCCTTTCCAGGTAGTTTTTCCTTGA
- a CDS encoding thiolase family protein, which yields MTVVITSAMRTPVGDFGGSLKSISPADLAQLVIEKVAKTVEDVSYIDKVILGNCFAPLDVNIARIAAYRAGISESVPAFTVNSTCGSSMQAVINAVQSVQCGEARMVLAGGVESMSCAPYIMESARWGQRIKHLQAYDLLWRGMQEYPIGVGMGLTAENLAEKYGISRQEQDEYALRSHHCAASAIARGDFNAEIVPVPVPVPRKEPIIFDTDEHVRKDITLEQLSRLPAAFKKDGTVTAGNACGMNDGAAGLIVTTLETAAELGLAPLVSIKSYHVAGVDPNIMGIGPVPAIRGALKKAGLGLDRIDRFEINEAFAAQYLACEKELELDRTKVNVNGSGIALGHPVGATGCRLIVTLFHSMLAQNLNFGVASLCAGGGLGFAMVLERLE from the coding sequence GTGACAGTGGTCATCACGTCTGCAATGAGAACTCCGGTTGGCGATTTCGGTGGTTCGCTGAAATCGATTTCGCCGGCCGATCTGGCTCAACTGGTTATTGAGAAAGTAGCAAAGACTGTCGAAGACGTCTCATACATCGACAAAGTCATCCTGGGGAACTGCTTTGCCCCTCTGGATGTGAATATAGCACGTATCGCTGCGTACAGAGCGGGCATTTCGGAAAGTGTCCCGGCATTTACGGTAAACAGCACGTGCGGATCGTCTATGCAAGCCGTTATTAATGCAGTTCAGTCCGTTCAGTGTGGTGAAGCTCGGATGGTTCTCGCGGGTGGCGTTGAAAGCATGAGCTGCGCACCCTACATCATGGAATCCGCCCGCTGGGGCCAACGAATCAAACATCTTCAGGCCTATGATCTCCTGTGGCGGGGGATGCAGGAGTATCCCATAGGAGTAGGCATGGGTCTGACAGCGGAAAACCTGGCGGAGAAGTACGGCATTTCCCGTCAGGAGCAGGACGAGTACGCACTCAGAAGCCATCATTGCGCTGCATCCGCTATCGCCCGGGGGGACTTCAATGCCGAGATCGTCCCTGTACCGGTCCCTGTGCCCAGAAAAGAGCCCATCATATTCGATACCGATGAGCACGTCAGAAAAGATATTACCTTGGAACAGCTCAGCAGGCTCCCCGCGGCATTCAAGAAGGACGGCACGGTGACTGCCGGAAACGCTTGCGGCATGAATGACGGAGCAGCGGGTCTCATCGTTACTACTCTTGAAACCGCTGCCGAACTGGGACTCGCCCCTCTCGTAAGTATCAAATCCTATCATGTCGCGGGTGTCGATCCCAATATCATGGGGATCGGTCCTGTTCCGGCAATTCGCGGCGCTCTGAAAAAGGCTGGACTTGGGCTCGATCGGATAGACCGTTTTGAGATCAATGAAGCCTTCGCGGCGCAGTATCTTGCATGCGAGAAAGAATTGGAGCTCGATCGGACCAAGGTGAACGTGAACGGAAGCGGAATTGCCCTCGGCCACCCTGTGGGTGCGACGGGCTGCAGACTTATCGTGACGCTCTTTCATAGCATGCTGGCTCAAAATCTTAATTTTGGAGTAGCTTCACTATGTGCCGGCGGCGGACTGGGATTCGCCATGGTTTTGGAGCGTCTCGAGTAG
- a CDS encoding acyl-CoA dehydrogenase family protein, translating to MEYTLSDDQRNIVEAARKFATKEFPQVARECDRDEKFPRELWQKAGELGFMGIFISPEYGGLGLGILEHAMVMEEFWRVDPGVGNILLAVFGAEILGAFGTAEQKQKYLPAIAEGKAIMGCAITEPNAGSDIFGVKTRAARTENGYRISGTKQFITNGSIADFLVVFCLTNPDAEPTKQFSFVMIERDRKGFTSSKLTGKMGIRASDTAELSFDEVEVPAENLIGGKEGQGFRQVMHLFNLNRIVAAAQGVGVAQGALDKAISYVKERSQFGSPLASFQGLQFKLAEMAADIESARLLYHKAAWSVDNGTIDRKLISIAKLLSGKTAVRVTDEALQLHGGYGYMAEYDVERFYRDAKIVEIYEGTKEIEKVTIARELLK from the coding sequence ATGGAATATACGCTGTCCGACGATCAGAGAAATATAGTAGAAGCAGCCCGAAAATTTGCCACCAAGGAATTTCCCCAGGTTGCGCGGGAATGCGATAGGGATGAGAAATTTCCTCGGGAATTATGGCAAAAGGCGGGCGAATTGGGGTTCATGGGGATATTCATCTCTCCAGAGTATGGTGGATTGGGTCTCGGCATTCTGGAGCATGCAATGGTCATGGAGGAGTTTTGGAGAGTTGACCCCGGAGTTGGCAACATTCTCCTTGCAGTGTTCGGAGCTGAAATCCTGGGAGCGTTCGGCACTGCAGAACAAAAACAGAAATATTTGCCCGCAATTGCTGAAGGCAAAGCAATCATGGGCTGCGCCATCACCGAGCCCAATGCAGGGAGCGATATCTTCGGGGTCAAGACGAGAGCTGCTAGGACGGAGAATGGCTACAGGATCAGCGGCACAAAGCAGTTCATAACAAACGGCAGCATTGCAGATTTCCTGGTCGTGTTCTGTCTCACCAATCCTGATGCCGAACCGACGAAACAGTTCAGTTTTGTCATGATAGAGCGGGACAGAAAGGGATTCACTTCAAGCAAACTTACCGGAAAAATGGGAATACGAGCATCAGATACGGCAGAGCTCTCCTTCGATGAGGTGGAAGTTCCGGCTGAAAACCTCATAGGCGGAAAAGAAGGGCAGGGGTTCAGGCAGGTCATGCATCTGTTCAACCTAAATCGAATTGTTGCTGCCGCTCAGGGAGTAGGCGTAGCTCAGGGTGCTCTGGACAAAGCCATATCGTATGTCAAGGAACGATCGCAGTTCGGATCTCCTTTGGCTTCTTTTCAGGGACTCCAGTTCAAGCTCGCGGAAATGGCAGCAGATATCGAGAGCGCACGATTACTCTACCATAAAGCTGCCTGGTCCGTGGACAACGGCACAATAGATCGCAAACTTATCTCCATAGCGAAGCTTCTCTCAGGCAAGACCGCTGTCCGGGTTACGGATGAAGCGCTCCAGCTCCACGGCGGGTACGGTTATATGGCTGAGTATGATGTGGAAAGATTCTATCGGGATGCCAAGATAGTGGAGATCTATGAAGGCACGAAAGAGATAGAAAAGGTCACCATAGCAAGGGAACTCCTGAAATAG
- a CDS encoding phage holin family protein, with product MNHQSIREHPINRRESFSELVGEILNHSTILARDEVELIKQEAREEVQYLSRGAIKVAIGAAVLLVALIALTAALIILLTYYLEPEVAALLTGIGLGLIGSLLVLVGVRQLRTRGTDSKETFLH from the coding sequence ATGAATCACCAATCAATAAGGGAACATCCTATCAACCGGCGCGAATCCTTTAGCGAATTGGTGGGAGAAATCCTTAATCATTCAACGATACTGGCACGCGATGAAGTAGAGTTGATCAAACAAGAAGCGCGCGAGGAAGTGCAATATCTTAGTAGGGGAGCTATCAAGGTAGCTATCGGGGCCGCCGTGTTACTGGTCGCTCTCATTGCGTTAACTGCTGCACTGATCATCCTTCTCACGTATTATTTGGAACCTGAAGTCGCTGCGCTGCTCACAGGAATCGGACTTGGCTTGATAGGATCGCTTTTGGTCTTGGTCGGTGTTCGTCAACTTAGAACACGAGGGACGGACTCGAAAGAGACATTTTTGCATTAA
- a CDS encoding cytochrome b N-terminal domain-containing protein, which translates to MSAKGSFSSLLLHVHPHSVPEESSGLRFTWCLGGLALWFFLVETITGLLLLLRYVPTLSAAYLSIQDIAHIAPYGFFIRNIHYWAGQAMVVVVVLHMIRVFVTHSFRSPREFNWIIGMLLLVFTVLVDFTGYILVWDDRSFWAWTIARNLAETIPIAGSIFAGLFFGPSDAGDFNLIRIYVWHVVLLPGLMAGLMAWHFWRVRKDGISRPL; encoded by the coding sequence ATGTCAGCCAAAGGGTCTTTTTCTTCGCTTCTCCTGCACGTTCATCCTCACTCTGTTCCGGAAGAATCCAGCGGACTGCGGTTCACCTGGTGCCTCGGCGGGCTCGCACTGTGGTTCTTCCTTGTTGAGACAATCACCGGCCTTTTGCTCCTCTTGCGGTATGTTCCGACACTGTCTGCCGCGTACCTGTCCATACAGGACATTGCCCACATTGCACCCTATGGGTTCTTTATTCGCAATATTCATTATTGGGCGGGCCAGGCTATGGTTGTGGTTGTCGTGCTCCACATGATTCGCGTCTTTGTGACGCACTCTTTCAGATCGCCACGCGAATTCAACTGGATAATCGGCATGCTTCTGCTGGTTTTTACCGTGCTTGTGGATTTTACCGGTTATATACTCGTGTGGGACGACAGAAGTTTCTGGGCTTGGACCATTGCACGGAATCTTGCAGAGACAATCCCTATAGCAGGATCGATTTTTGCCGGACTCTTTTTCGGTCCGTCAGACGCTGGGGATTTTAACTTAATCCGCATCTATGTATGGCACGTAGTGCTCTTACCAGGTCTCATGGCCGGACTCATGGCATGGCATTTCTGGAGAGTGCGGAAAGACGGCATATCCCGACCGCTGTGA
- a CDS encoding ubiquinol-cytochrome c reductase iron-sulfur subunit has product MMVSHEKRSFLTTMVKWILGAVGISIAGGIGLFASFNSGEKKTREFSEEMLRKLVPDAPLHVPEASAWIYRKSSDSSLVALEDRCTHLGCRQKWNPERNLFECPCHGSEFDLSGDVKRGPASRALPKFHLIVENGTVRLTGFPQKPS; this is encoded by the coding sequence ATGATGGTATCACACGAGAAAAGATCGTTTCTGACAACCATGGTCAAATGGATTCTCGGAGCGGTTGGAATCAGTATCGCCGGGGGGATTGGACTGTTCGCCTCGTTTAATTCCGGCGAAAAGAAGACACGGGAGTTTTCGGAAGAAATGCTTCGAAAGCTTGTGCCCGATGCTCCGCTCCATGTACCGGAAGCTTCGGCCTGGATATACCGAAAATCGTCCGACAGCTCGCTGGTTGCTTTGGAAGATCGGTGCACGCATTTGGGTTGCCGCCAAAAATGGAATCCGGAACGAAACCTGTTCGAGTGTCCTTGCCACGGCAGCGAATTCGACTTGTCAGGAGATGTCAAACGGGGCCCAGCATCTCGTGCTCTGCCGAAATTTCATCTTATCGTCGAAAATGGAACGGTGCGCTTGACCGGTTTCCCCCAAAAACCGTCGTGA